A window of Aptenodytes patagonicus chromosome 1, bAptPat1.pri.cur, whole genome shotgun sequence genomic DNA:
GTTGGAATGGGGATGAAGCTGGTCAATTTGGAGTGGGGTGACTCTCTCCAGGTGTTCAAGCTGTGGGTTGGGCTTCTGTTGTTGGTAACAGAAGTCTGTCGcctgctgttgctgtttgaatCTTCTTTACTCAgcgtttgctttattttttggcAGCAAGGGAAGCTCTGTATGCAGTCTTGCAGGAGGTGCCCGCTGAAGAACATGTAGATCCACGGGTTACAGCAACTGTTCAGACTGGCCAACAGAGCCGTGACGGTAGTCGCAGTGTTTTCAGaatctggggaggggggaagaaagcgGTTTAATCATCAAAAGAACATTCGCACCGTTCAGTCAACTGCTTCATTAACTGTCggatttattttcctgaataatTCTAGCTCTAAAAGTTGAGCAGCAGCATTTGAAATGAATAATGAGGACATGATCAGGAAAATTCTTACTTATGTAAGGCtgccattgaagtcaatgggaatttgtCCGAACAGACTTCAAAAAGCTGTGACAGAAGAAGTTAGGGGGCAATCCATCCAAAATAATGCTTTAGTCCCGTTTCCACTGATGTTTAGCCATGTGTTGATAAGCTCATGCTTTAAATCCTGAACAGTTTTTATtcagacttttgttttaaaaattggtTACCCTGGGAggcaatggcaaaattcccactgatttccCACTGCTTTCAATAATACTGAATTTTGCTGTATACATTTGCATGCTGAAAAGTGTTGAATGCTCAAGTAACTACTGGCTTGTGAATCAAATCTGGATTTCAGAGGTTGAACCAATTTTCACTAGGGGAAAAATGGAAGTTAGCACTATGCAATAAAACAGTTATGGTCGTCTACCTTCAATAACTAGTTAAATTATCAAATACTCTAAATACATATTTAGCCTAATCAATTATTAGTGACCTTTCTTTGTAAAAATTGAATCTCCAAAGAACTACAATTGCTGTGTTACGCAGTTCCGTAGATTTAAAGAATCTCTTCAAACAAACCTACCAAATACCCATCTGTTGAAttaggtctgcatttcttttgaagtaaaaaaaaaaaactatttgtCTACTGCAAGCCTTTATTTCTCTGTAGAGACCTGTGTTTTAGGCTTGACTTTAGTCGCATATTAGGGGCAATCAATGCTCTCACTACAGTGTGATAAtttggggatttaaaaaaataacaagaaattaTGAATTCCAACATTTTGATTTGCATCTTTTTCATTATGAGGAAACGGGGTATATGTTACTGTGTTGCCTGTCATTCCCCAAGTAATAACTTTTAAACTCATCAAGTATTTTCAGCCAGATTTAATAGAGGGACAGGTATCTCCAAAACACTAAATCGCCACTCTTTCGTGAGAACTGGTGGCTGACTAAAGGCGCTACTCAGAGGCGACTGCCCTGTTGAGAGGAAGGGTTCGGGGTGTGCTCAACCCCATTATCAGACAGCAGGGAATGCACATGTAAAGCAGTCACGGGAAAGCAGGCTTAGTAAGCTCCCTGCTCATATAATTACTCGTgacatacatgtgtgtatgtttAATAATAACACAAAAGGGTTCTAAAGTTTTATTCATCGGCGGCTTCAAATGGAAGAAAACGTTGCTGGTTCAAATTATCGCAGCAAATATTTCAGTCCTCATCCGCCAATTTTGCTCGGGATGAGAAGGCAGCGGCTGCTGCTCCTTTCCGGGGGCCCAGCCGCCACCAGCAGCCGCTCCGCTCCGGCTGCTCCCGGGACAGGTCGAGCCGagcgccgccggctccgcgccgccgctccccggggccgccccgtccGGCAGTGCGAGCcgtgccggcggggcggccccgagggcggcggcggccccgagGGCTCGCCCACCTCGCCGCGCAGAGGCGCCTGCGGGGCGGAGGGCTTTCAGCCGCCGTTCCccggggggcagaggggctcgTCGAGCGCGACGGCGCGGGGAGGGCGCGCCCCGGTCCCGCTCCCGGCTCCCGCGGCCCCATCTCCCCCACGCTCGGCTCAGGAGTGCGCAGCGCCCCGGGAAAGCCGGCTGCGCCCCCGGAGGACCCCAACGCGTGCCATCGCGGCCGGGGGGAAAGCGGCGGCGTGCCCTCCCGGCGCCCGCCGGGGCCTCCCCGTCACCTACCGACCCAGGGGAAGCGCTGGTCCCAGACGGACCACATCTGGATGGTGAAGAAGGGCGCCCAGCAGACGACGTACGCCGAGACGATGACGGAGGTCATCTTGACGGTGCGGATCTTGGCGCGGGAGATGGTCTTGACGCTGCTGACACAGGGGGCGAGcagcagcccccgccgcgggccgccgccgcccgcccgccgcccgccgcccgccgccgcctcccccggccgcgTCTTGCCCCTGACGTTGCGCCAGATGTGGTAGCAGATGAAGCCGTAGCAGGTTATGAGGATGAGGACGGGCGCGACGAAGATGCCGCCGGTGATCCAGGTGATGTAGGCGCGGGGTCCCCAGGGCATGATGAAGTGCGCCCAGCAGTCGTAGACCTGCGAGCCGCGCTCCACCTCGCTGAGGGAGAAGATGAAGTACTGCGGGGTGCTGAGCAGCAGGCTGAGCGCCCAGGCGGCCGCGATCATCCCGTAGGAGCGCTTGGTGGGCTGCTGCAGCGTCTTCAGCGGGTGGCAGACGGCGATGTAGCGGTCGGCGGTCATGGCCACCAGCATGTACGCCGAGGCGAACATGCCGAAGACCTGCAGGTGCTTGACGACCCGGCAGAGCCCGTCGGGGCCGTGGAAGCGGTGGGTcacctcccagcagagctggggcagcacCTGGAAGAAGGCCACCACCAGGTCGGCCAGGCTGAGGTGGCGGATGAAGAGGTGCATGCGGGACGCCTTGCGGGGCGTGCGCCGCAGGGCCAGCAGCACGCTGCCGTTGCCCACCACCGCCACGgcgaaggtgacggccagcacgGCGATCTCCAGCTTCGCCAGCTCCTCGTCCCGCCCGAAGGGGTCCCAGCCGCCCAGGCTGCCGTTGGGCGACCCCGACCACGcctcggggctggggctgctgccgccgccgccgccgccgccgggctccgccgcccgccACCGGCTGCCGTTCCCGGGCGAGGGCGCCGCccggggggagccggcgccgccggCGAGGCGCATGGAGGTGGCTGCGCGGCggggtccggcccggcccggcccgacccccGCACGCCCGCtgggccgccgccgctgcccgccgcttTCCCGCTCCGGCGGCGCGCAGCGCCGGGCCAGGTGCCTTTATTCCCCGCCgcgggaggcgaggcgaggcgaggcgaggcgaggcgaggcgaggcgagggggGAGCTCCCGTGCCAGTGGCTGCCCAGCGCCTGACGccagccccctccttcccccggctgccgccgccgccgccccggccgcgccccgcgcccgcccgcccgcccccgccggcgcggGGAGGCTCGTCCCAAAAAGTGCCGCTCCGAGGGGGAACGGGGTCCGccaccccttccctgcctccgcggagcccggcggggcggggaagCCACACGGGGCAGCGGGAACAGCTGTTCTGGCCGAAACGTCGCGCCCGGAGAGCTCCCTCACAGCCACTTAAAGCAGCTCTTAAAAGTTTAATTGAGAACAAAAGTCTTGCCGTAACCACGCGGAGTAAGTGGAGGTCTGTCAGTATCGGTCTACACGCCCCCGGGTCCGCTTCCACCCGAGGCAAAGGGGCTGGTCCGTAAGAGGTGCTAGTTTGGCTCTAAGAGGGATCCCATCTGGGCCTTTGGCATTTCACAGTCGTGCTGGGATAAACCCCAGCAAGGTGAACGATTAGCAAAAACAGCACAGAGTTTGAAAGCGACTCACTAAACCTAATGTTTTTAAAGGTTTCAGGATTTCATCTAGGACAATAAATATCCTCCAGATGTTAGCGTATAGGTCTAAAAATCATGTTTCCGCAAGTACAATCAAAATCTCCTCGTTTCCTAGAGAATTCCTAGCAGTGGGTCAATTAAATCTCTGTTTTAAACATGTTCGAGCTGAagagttttcttcctcttggtAGAGTGGACTTGAAGCAAATTCTGGTCCCATTGCCAGGAGTGTGGATTTACACCCCGATTTCACCGGAACCTGAATTTGACCCTTTGTTTAGAAACCG
This region includes:
- the AVPR1A gene encoding vasopressin V1a receptor — translated: MRLAGGAGSPRAAPSPGNGSRWRAAEPGGGGGGGSSPSPEAWSGSPNGSLGGWDPFGRDEELAKLEIAVLAVTFAVAVVGNGSVLLALRRTPRKASRMHLFIRHLSLADLVVAFFQVLPQLCWEVTHRFHGPDGLCRVVKHLQVFGMFASAYMLVAMTADRYIAVCHPLKTLQQPTKRSYGMIAAAWALSLLLSTPQYFIFSLSEVERGSQVYDCWAHFIMPWGPRAYITWITGGIFVAPVLILITCYGFICYHIWRNVRGKTRPGEAAAGGGRRAGGGGPRRGLLLAPCVSSVKTISRAKIRTVKMTSVIVSAYVVCWAPFFTIQMWSVWDQRFPWVDSENTATTVTALLASLNSCCNPWIYMFFSGHLLQDCIQSFPCCQKIKQTLSKEDSNSNSRRQTSVTNNRSPTHSLNTWRESPHSKLTSFIPIPT